The Thermus islandicus DSM 21543 genome window below encodes:
- a CDS encoding dipeptidase, whose amino-acid sequence MKVPEPLLEFLAIPSVSTDPARKEDVRRAGLWLEERLQALGFRTELQETPLHPILYAERLVDEKAPTVLVYGHYDVQPPDPLELWDTPPFSPTVREGRLYARGASDDKGQLFAHLLAAEGAPVNLKFLVEGEEEVGSPHLLPFVRANRERLRADLVLISDGAMVAPHTPTLTYGLRGLCYLEVRLQGARRDLHSGAFGGVAPNPIQALGWLLARLKDERTGRVLIPGFYEKVRPVPEEEKALWPEPHEEALKRELGVEVLPGEEGYSVLERLWARPTLDPNGVWGGYQGEGSKTVIPAEAGMKLSMRLVPDQDPEEVAGLAEAYLREVSPPGYRLEVRRLHGGKPFLTDPFSPPMRLMARALEEVWGRPPVYAREGGTIPVVAELKEVLSAPVVLLGLGLPDDNLHAPNEKLDLINLERGVAAIRRFYELLAAPSGR is encoded by the coding sequence GTGAAGGTGCCCGAACCCCTTTTGGAGTTCCTCGCCATCCCCTCGGTTTCCACCGATCCCGCCCGCAAGGAGGACGTGCGCCGGGCGGGCCTTTGGCTTGAGGAAAGGCTGCAGGCCCTAGGCTTCCGTACCGAGCTCCAGGAGACCCCCCTCCACCCCATCCTTTACGCCGAGCGCCTTGTGGACGAGAAGGCCCCCACGGTTCTCGTTTACGGCCACTACGACGTCCAGCCCCCGGACCCTCTGGAGCTCTGGGATACCCCGCCCTTCTCCCCCACGGTGCGGGAGGGGAGGCTCTACGCCCGTGGGGCCTCCGACGACAAGGGCCAGCTCTTCGCCCACCTCCTGGCGGCGGAGGGGGCTCCAGTGAACCTGAAGTTCCTGGTGGAGGGAGAGGAGGAGGTCGGGAGCCCCCATCTCCTCCCCTTCGTGCGGGCCAACCGGGAAAGGCTTCGGGCGGACCTGGTCCTCATCTCCGACGGGGCCATGGTCGCCCCCCACACCCCCACCCTCACCTACGGCCTTCGGGGGCTTTGCTACCTGGAGGTGCGGCTCCAGGGGGCGCGGCGGGACCTCCACTCCGGGGCCTTCGGGGGGGTGGCCCCGAACCCCATTCAGGCCCTGGGGTGGCTTCTTGCCCGCCTCAAGGACGAAAGGACGGGGAGGGTTCTCATCCCCGGCTTCTACGAGAAGGTGCGCCCCGTCCCCGAGGAGGAAAAGGCCCTCTGGCCCGAGCCCCATGAGGAGGCCTTGAAGCGGGAGCTCGGGGTGGAGGTCCTGCCCGGGGAAGAAGGGTACTCGGTCCTGGAGAGGCTCTGGGCCCGGCCCACCCTGGACCCGAACGGGGTGTGGGGAGGCTACCAGGGGGAGGGGTCCAAGACGGTGATCCCCGCTGAGGCCGGGATGAAGCTCTCCATGCGCCTCGTGCCCGATCAGGACCCCGAGGAGGTGGCGGGGTTGGCCGAGGCCTATCTGCGGGAGGTCTCTCCCCCGGGCTACCGCCTCGAGGTCCGAAGGCTCCACGGGGGCAAGCCCTTCCTCACCGATCCCTTTAGCCCCCCCATGCGCCTCATGGCCCGGGCCTTGGAGGAGGTCTGGGGAAGGCCCCCGGTTTACGCCCGGGAGGGGGGAACGATCCCTGTGGTGGCGGAGCTAAAGGAGGTCCTCTCCGCCCCCGTCGTCCTCCTGGGCCTCGGCCTCCCCGACGACAACCTCCACGCCCCCAACGAGAAGCTGGACCTGATCAACCTGGAAAGGGGCGTCGCCGCTATCCGGCGTTTCTACGAGCTTCTTGCGGCGCCCTCCGGAAGATGA
- a CDS encoding heat shock protein transcriptional repressor HspR: KALPPPGGTAKPSPKDRPVYVISVAAELVEMHPQTLRLYERKGLIKPKRSSGKTRLYSERDIERLREIRRLTQELGVNLAGVEEIMRLRTELEALQARFEAEVARLRLLLLEEGKALVEEGRMGL, from the coding sequence CAAGGCCCTGCCTCCCCCCGGAGGGACCGCCAAACCTTCCCCCAAGGACCGCCCCGTCTACGTGATCAGCGTGGCGGCGGAGCTGGTGGAGATGCACCCGCAGACGCTTCGGTTGTACGAGCGGAAGGGGTTGATCAAGCCGAAGCGGTCTTCGGGGAAGACGCGGCTTTACTCCGAGCGGGACATTGAAAGGTTGCGGGAGATTCGGCGGTTGACGCAGGAGCTGGGGGTGAACCTGGCGGGGGTGGAGGAGATCATGCGGTTGAGGACCGAGCTCGAGGCCCTCCAGGCCCGCTTTGAGGCCGAGGTGGCCCGGCTCAGGCTCCTCCTCCTGGAGGAGGGCAAAGCCCTGGTGGAAGAGGGTAGGATGGGCCTGTGA